Proteins encoded within one genomic window of Bacillus sp. 1NLA3E:
- a CDS encoding CoB--CoM heterodisulfide reductase iron-sulfur subunit B family protein: MKYAFFPGCTLESAAEELMISTKKVASALGIELIELNGWTCCGASHIQDVDNFLATSINARNIALAEELGTLKLLTVCNTCTLMLRTAKLKMDKNEKLRTKVNEGLSRAGLQYKGTTEVTHFLWALIEDYGLENLRKKVKRPLTGLKVANFYGCHITMPPDIMGFENHMNPQSMEMVAEVLGAESVDFDQRLACCGFHAVFPAEKEVMDLTGKNCLSPKYAGADCIVTPCPLCQMQLDAYQPDAQKGFSEDITMPILHLPQLIGLALGFSPEELAIQRHVVDAIPALKGSLMTV, translated from the coding sequence ATGAAATACGCCTTTTTCCCAGGATGTACATTGGAATCAGCAGCAGAAGAGCTTATGATTTCTACTAAAAAAGTAGCATCTGCATTAGGGATTGAATTAATAGAATTAAATGGTTGGACTTGCTGTGGGGCAAGCCACATTCAAGATGTCGATAATTTCTTAGCCACGTCTATTAACGCTAGAAACATTGCTTTGGCAGAAGAGCTAGGCACGTTAAAATTATTGACTGTTTGTAATACATGTACATTAATGCTAAGAACAGCTAAGTTAAAAATGGATAAAAATGAAAAGCTTCGCACTAAAGTAAATGAAGGCCTAAGCAGAGCGGGACTTCAGTACAAGGGTACAACTGAAGTAACGCATTTCCTTTGGGCATTAATTGAAGATTATGGTTTGGAAAATCTACGCAAAAAAGTAAAAAGACCATTAACTGGTTTAAAAGTAGCTAATTTCTATGGCTGTCATATTACCATGCCACCCGATATCATGGGCTTTGAAAACCATATGAATCCGCAATCGATGGAAATGGTTGCCGAGGTGCTTGGGGCAGAGAGTGTTGACTTTGATCAAAGATTAGCTTGCTGTGGTTTCCATGCTGTTTTTCCAGCTGAAAAAGAAGTAATGGATTTAACAGGCAAAAACTGTCTGTCACCAAAATATGCAGGTGCAGATTGCATCGTCACTCCATGTCCGCTTTGTCAAATGCAGCTTGATGCATATCAGCCTGACGCACAAAAAGGATTTAGCGAAGATATTACGATGCCAATCCTGCACTTACCGCAGTTGATCGGTCTTGCCCTAGGTTTCTCACCTGAAGAGCTGGCGATCCAAAGACACGTCGTAGATGCGATTCCGGCATTAAAAGGATCGTTAATGACTGTTTAA
- a CDS encoding succinate dehydrogenase/fumarate reductase iron-sulfur subunit, protein MFTTIYFKIKRFDGEREWYDNYELPYEKGKTILWALTSIREQLDPTLTFTSACRHAICGSCAVRVNDHAFLSCKTSLDEVLETFSTNYLTFEPLKNFDVIKDLAIAWEPKMEKMEQVKPWLIPSDEGSKEDGFIQAEDDYHDISSPTDCILCGVCASECNQLAINDGTYLDPFILNRAYRFAVDSRDGSPQEHIRPVYENELWKCLHCMQCVTKCPKGIPLTEQIAYLRSESIKMGEVKNLGARHAFAFHDDVKSKGRLNEVMLPIKTEGVLNTVKARVPFALRMIKKGKINPLHMPKAVEGIKGIREIYKFAQEVND, encoded by the coding sequence ATGTTTACGACAATTTATTTTAAAATTAAGAGATTTGACGGCGAGCGCGAATGGTATGACAATTATGAACTTCCGTATGAAAAAGGGAAAACCATTCTTTGGGCCTTAACTTCGATTCGCGAGCAGCTAGACCCGACATTAACGTTCACCTCCGCCTGTCGCCATGCCATTTGCGGAAGCTGTGCCGTTAGAGTAAATGACCATGCGTTTCTATCATGTAAAACTTCATTGGATGAGGTTTTAGAAACATTTTCTACTAATTACTTAACCTTTGAACCTTTGAAAAATTTTGACGTGATCAAGGATTTGGCAATTGCTTGGGAACCTAAGATGGAAAAAATGGAGCAGGTTAAGCCGTGGTTGATCCCTTCAGATGAGGGCAGTAAAGAGGATGGCTTTATTCAGGCTGAGGACGATTACCATGATATTTCCTCCCCAACCGATTGTATTTTGTGCGGTGTTTGTGCATCAGAATGTAACCAGCTTGCAATAAATGATGGAACATATTTGGATCCGTTTATCCTAAATCGTGCTTACCGCTTTGCTGTTGATTCACGGGACGGTTCACCACAAGAGCATATTCGTCCAGTTTATGAAAATGAATTATGGAAATGCCTCCACTGTATGCAGTGTGTGACAAAATGTCCAAAGGGTATTCCATTAACAGAACAGATTGCTTACTTACGCTCAGAATCTATCAAAATGGGTGAAGTGAAAAACTTAGGAGCACGACACGCTTTTGCTTTCCATGATGATGTAAAGAGCAAAGGTCGCCTAAATGAAGTCATGCTACCAATTAAAACAGAAGGTGTCCTCAATACCGTGAAGGCCCGTGTTCCGTTTGCCTTGAGAATGATTAAAAAGGGTAAAATCAACCCGCTTCATATGCCAAAGGCTGTCGAAGGTATTAAAGGAATTAGAGAGATTTATAAGTTTGCACAGGAGGTAAACGACTAA
- a CDS encoding FAD-dependent oxidoreductase, producing MLKYDVVVVGAGGAGMMAALSASEDKSLRVACISKIFPTRSHTGAAQGGINAAMGYRDATDSVDKHFRDTVKGSDFLADQDAVEFFTENMPKVISELDYYGVPFSRDENGRVAQRPFGGASSPRTCYSADKTGHVILHALYEQCLKNKVEFLDDWHLLSVAVEDGKFEGIVAMEMRTGEIQPIQAKAVVIATGGFGRIYWSRTTNAINMTGDGTAACFEAGIPLKDPEFVQFHPTGLASTGVLLSEACRGEGGYLLNKDGERFMARYAPEKMELGPRDLVSRSIETEIKEGRGFGEGMSSYVLMDLRHLGEEKIMERLPQVRELAMDFEGVDLIKEPVPIRPSCHYMMGGIHVSDYKTCSTPIEGVHAAGECSSVSIHGANRLGGNSVADVVLFGKYAGLGAKETAKRRSFAGTKKLEAETQKWENEFEKIRSKKTGINMFSIRDRLAETMWYNVGIFRTEEEMVEASKTVEQLLEEYKEAFCGDPSLKYNMAFLNYVEIGNLLKLAKAVTMGAINRKESRGSHSRSDYPVRNDGDFLKHTLIHKEGNNYRLDYIPVKITKYQPEERKY from the coding sequence ATGCTAAAGTATGATGTTGTAGTAGTAGGAGCTGGCGGTGCTGGAATGATGGCGGCACTATCAGCAAGTGAAGATAAAAGTTTGCGTGTAGCGTGTATTTCAAAAATTTTCCCAACACGTTCACATACGGGCGCAGCCCAAGGCGGAATTAATGCAGCGATGGGTTATCGCGATGCAACTGATTCAGTTGACAAACACTTTCGCGATACAGTTAAAGGAAGCGACTTCTTAGCGGATCAGGATGCAGTTGAATTTTTCACAGAAAATATGCCAAAGGTTATTTCCGAATTAGATTATTATGGTGTGCCTTTTTCACGTGATGAAAATGGCCGTGTTGCTCAAAGACCATTTGGTGGTGCATCAAGTCCGAGAACATGTTATTCAGCTGATAAAACGGGTCACGTTATTCTTCATGCCTTGTATGAACAGTGCTTAAAGAACAAAGTCGAGTTTCTTGATGACTGGCATCTGTTATCGGTTGCGGTCGAAGATGGCAAGTTCGAAGGAATCGTAGCGATGGAAATGCGAACTGGAGAAATTCAGCCAATTCAAGCTAAAGCAGTTGTGATCGCAACAGGCGGGTTTGGTCGTATTTATTGGAGCAGAACCACCAATGCGATCAACATGACTGGTGATGGAACGGCGGCTTGCTTCGAAGCAGGAATTCCATTAAAGGATCCAGAGTTTGTCCAATTTCATCCAACTGGTTTAGCGTCAACTGGGGTGCTTTTATCAGAAGCATGCCGGGGCGAGGGCGGTTATTTATTGAATAAGGACGGAGAACGGTTTATGGCCCGTTATGCTCCTGAAAAAATGGAGTTAGGACCTCGTGACCTTGTTTCACGCTCAATCGAAACAGAAATTAAAGAAGGCCGCGGCTTTGGTGAAGGAATGAGTTCTTACGTGCTAATGGACCTGCGCCATTTAGGTGAGGAAAAAATCATGGAACGCCTGCCGCAAGTACGGGAATTGGCAATGGATTTTGAAGGCGTTGATTTAATTAAAGAACCAGTACCGATTCGTCCAAGCTGTCATTATATGATGGGCGGCATCCATGTAAGTGACTATAAAACTTGCAGTACACCAATCGAAGGTGTTCACGCTGCCGGCGAATGCTCAAGCGTATCGATTCACGGTGCGAACCGTCTTGGTGGAAACTCAGTTGCCGATGTTGTTCTGTTCGGTAAGTATGCCGGACTTGGTGCAAAAGAAACGGCTAAGAGACGTTCTTTCGCAGGAACGAAAAAACTTGAGGCCGAAACGCAAAAATGGGAAAACGAATTTGAAAAGATTCGCAGTAAAAAGACTGGAATCAACATGTTTAGTATCCGTGATCGATTAGCGGAAACAATGTGGTACAATGTTGGGATTTTCCGGACTGAAGAAGAAATGGTCGAAGCATCTAAAACAGTAGAGCAGCTTTTAGAAGAATATAAAGAGGCTTTTTGTGGAGATCCTTCGTTAAAATACAATATGGCTTTCCTCAACTATGTTGAAATTGGAAATCTATTAAAGCTCGCAAAGGCAGTGACCATGGGAGCAATCAACCGAAAAGAAAGCAGGGGCTCTCATTCTAGATCGGATTACCCTGTACGTAATGATGGTGACTTCCTTAAACACACGTTGATCCATAAGGAAGGGAATAACTATCGGTTAGATTACATCCCGGTAAAAATCACGAAATATCAACCGGAGGAGCGGAAGTACTAA
- a CDS encoding Fe-S-containing hydro-lyase, whose product MTTIKQLTTPLTFDQVKDLKAGDQVSITGVIYSARDAAHKNMVDALNENLPMPIDVKDQVIYYAGPSPAKPGKAIGSCGPTTSGRMDAYSPTMMEQGLRGMIGKGPRSKEVIESMKKHGAVYFAAIGGAAALIADTIKKVDIVAYADLGPEAIRRMEVVNYPCIVAVDCEGNDLYEIGVKKYRIED is encoded by the coding sequence ATGACAACGATTAAACAACTTACCACACCATTAACGTTTGACCAGGTAAAAGATTTAAAAGCCGGTGATCAAGTTTCGATTACAGGTGTCATTTATTCAGCAAGAGACGCAGCCCATAAAAATATGGTTGATGCTTTGAATGAAAATCTACCGATGCCGATAGATGTAAAAGACCAAGTCATTTACTATGCTGGACCGTCACCTGCAAAACCAGGGAAAGCAATCGGATCTTGCGGGCCAACAACAAGTGGTCGTATGGATGCTTATTCTCCAACGATGATGGAGCAGGGACTAAGAGGAATGATTGGAAAAGGCCCTCGTAGTAAAGAAGTAATCGAATCGATGAAGAAACATGGCGCCGTATACTTCGCTGCAATCGGCGGAGCGGCTGCTTTAATCGCTGATACGATTAAAAAGGTTGATATTGTTGCCTACGCGGACCTTGGACCAGAAGCGATTCGTCGCATGGAAGTTGTCAATTATCCTTGTATAGTCGCAGTTGATTGTGAAGGTAATGATCTCTATGAAATTGGTGTAAAGAAATACAGAATCGAAGACTAA
- a CDS encoding fumarate hydratase, whose product MREISAKLITETVKNLCMKAACDLPEDVENLIAAGLEKEESEFGKYSLEKILKNVKLARAEHAPMCQDTGMTVILVEVGQDVRIVDGDFTDAINEGVRQGYEEGYLRKSVVSDPVLDRKNTGDNTPAVIHMEIVPGDKLNIQVLPKGAGSENMGAVKMCKPSEGIEGVKDFIVNSITQAGGNPCPPVIVGVGIGGTMDKCTLLAKKALAREAGSPNPNPAYAEVEKELLERINKLGIGPQGFGGKVTALAVHIETYPTHIAMLPVCVTLNCHAARHTEATL is encoded by the coding sequence ATGCGGGAAATATCAGCAAAATTAATTACGGAAACGGTAAAAAATCTTTGTATGAAAGCAGCTTGCGATCTACCAGAGGATGTTGAAAATCTGATTGCAGCGGGCTTAGAAAAAGAAGAATCAGAGTTTGGTAAATATAGTTTAGAGAAAATTCTAAAAAATGTAAAACTTGCTCGTGCTGAGCATGCTCCAATGTGTCAAGACACGGGAATGACAGTTATTTTAGTAGAAGTAGGTCAAGACGTCCGAATCGTCGATGGCGATTTCACTGACGCAATCAATGAAGGTGTTCGACAAGGTTATGAAGAGGGTTATTTACGGAAATCAGTTGTTTCTGATCCTGTTTTAGATAGAAAAAATACTGGCGACAATACTCCGGCTGTCATTCATATGGAAATTGTCCCAGGTGACAAGCTAAATATCCAAGTACTGCCTAAAGGGGCAGGCAGTGAAAATATGGGTGCCGTGAAAATGTGCAAGCCATCTGAAGGCATCGAGGGCGTAAAGGATTTTATCGTCAATTCGATTACTCAAGCTGGCGGAAATCCTTGTCCTCCAGTCATTGTTGGCGTTGGAATCGGCGGAACAATGGATAAATGTACCTTATTAGCTAAAAAGGCGTTAGCTCGTGAAGCTGGTTCGCCGAATCCAAACCCAGCTTATGCTGAAGTAGAAAAAGAACTGCTTGAACGAATCAACAAATTAGGAATTGGACCACAAGGATTTGGTGGTAAAGTGACTGCTTTAGCTGTTCATATCGAAACATATCCAACCCATATCGCGATGCTGCCGGTTTGTGTCACATTGAACTGCCATGCTGCTCGCCATACGGAAGCTACATTATAA
- a CDS encoding anion permease: MSVPAIKLKQIPKVKVGTNPKGLSEVKLLPLLITIIVGVALWMITPPAGLDVQAWHLFAIFVATIVGLVSKPMPMGSVAILALTATVLTQTLTIDQALTGFQNSTIWLIVIAFFISRGFIKTGLGSRVAYMFVKMFGKKTLGLSYSLLVSDLLLSPAMPSNTARAGGIILPIIRSLSETFGSRVGDGTERKVGAFLTKVAFQGDMITSAMFLTAMAANPLAAQITHDLTGKTISWMGWATAAIVPGLISLILIPYVIYKLYPPEIKETPEAPAMAAKKLKEMGSLKKQEWYMIGVFLLILALWIFGTSLNINATTTAFIGLGVLLLTQVLSWNDIKKEEGAWDTLVWFAVLVMMATFLNELGMIPWFSETMKGAVSGMSWIWALVILSVVYFYSHYFFASSTAHVSAMYAAFLTVVIAAGAPPLVSALILAFFSNLFGCMTHYGCGPAPVFFGSGYVTQNKWWSLGFLISIIHIIVWIGVGGVWWKVLGLW; the protein is encoded by the coding sequence ATGTCTGTTCCAGCTATAAAGCTAAAACAAATACCCAAGGTTAAAGTTGGTACCAACCCTAAAGGTTTAAGTGAAGTTAAATTATTACCATTACTCATTACTATAATCGTAGGTGTGGCTCTATGGATGATTACACCACCTGCAGGCTTAGATGTACAAGCATGGCACTTATTCGCTATTTTCGTAGCAACAATTGTTGGATTAGTTAGCAAGCCAATGCCAATGGGGAGTGTAGCAATCCTAGCCTTAACGGCAACGGTGCTTACGCAAACATTGACGATTGATCAGGCGTTAACTGGCTTTCAAAATTCAACCATTTGGTTAATCGTTATTGCCTTTTTTATCTCGCGCGGTTTTATCAAAACAGGTTTAGGTTCGCGCGTTGCTTATATGTTCGTAAAAATGTTTGGTAAGAAAACACTTGGATTATCGTACTCCTTGCTTGTAAGTGATTTGCTTTTATCACCTGCAATGCCTTCGAATACAGCTCGTGCAGGTGGAATTATCCTTCCAATTATTCGCTCACTGTCTGAAACGTTTGGATCACGCGTTGGCGATGGAACAGAAAGAAAAGTTGGAGCCTTCTTAACAAAGGTTGCTTTCCAGGGCGACATGATTACGTCGGCGATGTTTTTAACAGCGATGGCCGCTAATCCTTTAGCAGCTCAAATTACACATGATTTAACCGGAAAAACAATTTCGTGGATGGGTTGGGCAACAGCTGCAATCGTACCCGGATTAATTAGTTTAATCCTAATTCCTTATGTCATCTATAAATTATATCCTCCAGAAATTAAGGAAACACCTGAAGCACCGGCAATGGCAGCTAAAAAGCTAAAAGAAATGGGCTCACTAAAAAAGCAAGAATGGTACATGATTGGCGTATTTCTATTGATTTTGGCTTTGTGGATTTTTGGAACAAGCTTAAATATCAATGCTACAACGACAGCGTTTATCGGATTAGGAGTTTTGTTATTAACTCAAGTATTATCATGGAACGACATTAAGAAGGAAGAAGGAGCATGGGACACATTAGTATGGTTCGCAGTGTTAGTCATGATGGCTACCTTCTTAAATGAGTTAGGAATGATTCCTTGGTTTAGTGAAACAATGAAGGGCGCAGTTAGTGGAATGTCGTGGATTTGGGCATTGGTTATCCTTTCAGTTGTTTACTTTTACTCTCACTATTTCTTTGCAAGCAGTACAGCACATGTTAGTGCCATGTATGCCGCTTTCCTAACAGTTGTGATCGCGGCTGGAGCACCACCTTTAGTATCAGCTTTAATCCTAGCATTCTTCAGCAATCTATTTGGTTGTATGACACATTATGGCTGCGGACCAGCACCAGTTTTCTTCGGAAGCGGCTATGTTACACAAAACAAATGGTGGTCGCTCGGTTTCCTTATTTCGATTATCCATATCATCGTTTGGATCGGTGTCGGCGGCGTATGGTGGAAAGTTCTTGGACTTTGGTAA
- a CDS encoding response regulator, translated as MIRTVIVEDDPMVAKINTSYLGKMNGFQLVAAVSTVDEALPIIEKDQVDLILLDIYMPGEDGWSLLSKIRWLGQGIDVIIISAACDKESIQKGLRFGAVDYLIKPFEFERFQTALNSYKEEQSFFDEQEKLSQEELDHLLLHKDQQSVISFELPKGLTRNTLRLIWEKILENGAEVFSTDEMAKQVGISRVSMRKYLFFLADITIIDTEVVYGAVGRPIFKHRIANLDHQLMNKYLNG; from the coding sequence ATGATTCGTACAGTCATTGTTGAAGACGACCCGATGGTAGCTAAGATTAATACAAGTTATCTTGGAAAAATGAACGGTTTTCAGTTGGTTGCGGCTGTATCGACCGTTGATGAGGCCCTTCCGATTATTGAAAAGGATCAAGTTGATCTAATTTTGTTAGATATATATATGCCAGGCGAGGACGGCTGGAGTCTGTTATCGAAAATCAGGTGGCTAGGTCAAGGGATTGATGTGATTATTATTTCAGCGGCATGTGATAAGGAAAGTATTCAAAAAGGGCTGCGGTTTGGAGCGGTCGATTATTTAATTAAACCATTTGAATTTGAACGATTTCAGACGGCGCTTAACTCATATAAAGAAGAACAGAGCTTTTTTGACGAACAGGAAAAGCTTAGTCAGGAAGAACTAGACCATTTACTCCTTCACAAGGACCAGCAAAGTGTTATAAGCTTTGAACTTCCAAAGGGGCTGACGAGAAACACCTTGCGGTTAATTTGGGAAAAAATCCTAGAGAACGGGGCTGAAGTATTTTCAACCGACGAAATGGCAAAGCAAGTCGGAATTTCCAGGGTGTCGATGAGAAAATACCTGTTCTTTTTAGCTGATATTACGATTATTGACACGGAAGTGGTTTACGGGGCGGTTGGCAGACCTATTTTTAAGCACCGGATAGCCAATCTAGATCACCAATTAATGAATAAATATTTGAACGGATAA